The Bradysia coprophila strain Holo2 chromosome IV, BU_Bcop_v1, whole genome shotgun sequence genome includes a region encoding these proteins:
- the LOC119066114 gene encoding uncharacterized protein LOC119066114: MNFIVVIVVAILKFVDTKYSSNYCQSGRNLESFNSTALPTEILVSMEKGERKQYHFQINAPTPIKITFSSCTNIITSKLYYNQSIQIAKAASSLIVQCAPAGRYDLVLMAKYSCSFELKTIFHHPYDDWPLLSLIEPSKMKYQSRIKNREMVIKWNRSKLDIHVVHYCLAISTKRNQHSLCEAITHSAKADVSKQLCLLSSLNHLYHKNFRNVMKLDPDPELVTISCEGKRNRLTVKGLVPNKRYFIDLFGVHTKLENLTFLLNSSSMWFNRSRPSHIKENSLTTFQVPLSGRPVAFTYKIPMHSTCRQMKLFTIPCGRNIRLKIISKLNNNATVMELHKSETIVLNSRPQEKFVFKLSTNEMFNGRSSRKIKVLLGCSDSFTHLQLPRNISLQQNLDETDCTTTSISWNPSPDQRPDIWYCIYLIEINQRGLLFEDHFLSNACIGTSQSHPNLYQMECIQNPVPASGEIRTNQRIHHTLTQLNPERYYAVYVMLRSNNISLPYDKLLINTNSMCAFEFKTYRDNHGSIIPYDLM; encoded by the exons ATATCATTTTCAGATCAATGCACCTACTCCaataaaaatcacattttcatcTTGCACTAACATCATCACAAGCAAACTATATTACAATCAATCAA TTCAGATCGCAAAAGCTGCATCTAGTCTAATAGTTCAATGTGCTCCGGCTGGCCGCTACGACTTGGTATTAATGGCGAAGTACTCATGctcatttgaattaaaaacaatatttcatCATCCATACGACGATTGGCCTTTGTTGAGCCTGATTGAGCCgtcgaaaatgaaatatcaaaGTCGAATTAAAAATCGAGAGATGGTTATCAAGTGGAATAGAAG TAAGCTTGATATACACGTCGTCCACTATTGCCTGGCTATTAGCACCAAAAGAAATCAGCACAGCTTATGCGAAGCGATTACACATTCTGCTAAAGCCGACGTGTCGAAGCAACTCTGTCTACTGTCGTCGTTGAATCACCTTTACCACAAAAACTTCAGGAATGTAATGAAATTAG ATCCTGATCCGGAATTGGTAACCATTAGTTGTGAAGGCAAACGAAATCGGTTGACTGTGAAAGGACTTGTGCCGAACAAAAGATACTTCATCGATCTTTTCGGTGTTCATACcaaactcgaaaatttaacgtttttgcTAAACTCGTCATCCATGTGGTTTAATAGGAGTCGACCCAGTCACATAAAGGAGAACTCGCTGACGACATTTCAAGTTCCGTTGTCGGGCAGACCGGTCGCGTTTACTTATAAG ATTCCTATGCACAGTACGTGTCGACAAATGAAACTGTTTACCATTCCATGTGGCCGCAATATACGactgaaaattatttctaaGCTCAATAACAACGCAACCGTAATGGAATTACATAAATCGGAAACGATAGTACTTAACAGTAGACCTCAGGAGAAATTTGTGTTCAAATTATCAACAAATGAAATGTTCAACGGTCGATCAAGTAGGAAAATCAAA GTTTTATTAGGCTGTTCAGATTCATTCACCCATTTGCAACTGCCGCGGAATATATCGTTGCAGCAAAATTTAGACGAAACAGATTGTACAACGACATCAATATCATGGAATCCCTCACCTGATCAACGACCAGATATTtg GTACTGCATTTATCTGATTGAAATCAACCAAAGAGGTCTTTTGTTTGAAGATCACTTTTTATCGAACGCCTGTATCGGTACATCACAGAGCCACCCAAACTTGTACCAAATGGAATGTATTCAAAATCCGGTGCCGGCATCCGGGGAGATTcg AACTAATCAACGAATCCACCACACTCTGACGCAGTTAAATCCGGAACGGTATTATGCTGTCTATGTCATGCTAAGATCGAATAACATCAGTCTGCCGTATGATAAGTTATTAATCAATACAAACAGCATGTGtgcatttgaatttaaaacgTATCGCGATAACCACGGTAGTATTATTCCTTACGATttaatgtaa